Proteins encoded together in one Lathyrus oleraceus cultivar Zhongwan6 chromosome 5, CAAS_Psat_ZW6_1.0, whole genome shotgun sequence window:
- the LOC127082429 gene encoding uncharacterized protein LOC127082429 translates to MVNRQQDADQIVDQHRQEDLAVENNLTTIVERIMAKNGMGVTLQRPLYISPLAEFILQAEAPKGMKVPKYTKFGGESGESTIKHVARYLTESGDLAHNECLRVKNFPSSLTKAAFTCLAELSSIKRRFAESIDDYLNRFRSLKARCFTQVPEHELVQMAAEGLDYSIRKKIDPTFVKSMSQLADRVRHLERLRIEKIRHIKSKKEKVVFVEYDATDPTREADYASSTELEIDVAELKSGFAYECRSLLPAQGKNPVENNPKFPSKTYTFDVSKCEEIFDLLVKDGQMVVPPGTKIPPLEQRQKRGFCKYHNYIGHNTSNFYLFRDLVQKAIQEGRLKFVGRKMKIDTDPLHQ, encoded by the exons ATGGTCAACCGACAGCAGGATGCTGATCAAATCGTCGATCAACACCGACAAGAAGACTTGGCggtggaaaataatttgacaactattgtcgaaaggattatggctaaAAATGGCATGGGTGTCACGTTACAAAGGCCATTATACATTTCCCCATTAGCTGAGTTTATTCTCCAAGCCGAGGCGCCAAAGGGGATGAAAGTACCTAAGTACACTAAATTTGGGGGAGAGTCTGGTGAATCGACAATAAAGCATGTCGCCAGATACTTAACAGAGTCAGGGGATTTAGCTCATAATGAATGCTTAAGAGTAAAAAACTTCCCTTCCTCTCTGACCAAGGCAGCCTTCACATG tttggcgGAATTGTCTAGTATTAAGAGAAGGTTCGCTGAGAGTATAGATGATTATCTAAATCGTTTTAGGTCTTTAAAGGCTAGGTGCTTCACACAAGTGCCAGAACATGAACTAGTTCAAATGGCCGCAGAAggtttagattattccattaggaagaagaTAGATCCAACCTTTGTGAAAAGTATGTCACAACTAGCTGATAGAGTCCGACATCTAGAACGATTGAGGATAGAAAAAATTAGGCACATTAAatctaagaaagaaaaggtagTGTTTGTCGAATACGACGCGACAGACCCAACACGTGAGGCCGATTATGCCtcatcgaccgaattagaaatCGACGTGGCCGAACTGAAGTCAGGGTTCGCTTATGAGTGTCGCTCATTGCTGCCTGCGCAAGGCAAGAATCCTGTCGAAAAcaacccaaaattcccttcgaAAACTTACACTTTCGACGTGTCGaagtgtgaggaaatttttgacttaTTAGTCAAAGACGGGCAGATGGTGGTGCctcctggtactaaaataccaccgttggaacaaagacagaaaagagGGTTTTGTAAATATCACAACTATATTGGTCATAACACCTCTAATTTTtaccttttcagggatttggttcaAAAAGCAATCcaagaaggcaggctgaaattTGTTGGCCGCAAGATGAAGATCGACACTGATCCTTTGCACCAGTAG